A DNA window from Cystobacter ferrugineus contains the following coding sequences:
- a CDS encoding RCC1 repeat-containing protein, with product MQINAGRWMTRLLGVWLAVLVVGCGQPEDSGRAGDGATSSRSTPVQVPGLGGGVVVAAGESHSLVGLPDGTVWATGANDSGQLGDGTTSNRSVPVQVQGLSGVVSLAGGLYHSLAVRSDGTVWAWGRNRLGQLGDGTLSDRLVPVQVQGLSGMLAVAAGGEFSVALRDDGTVWCWGDISIGQPGDGSTTGHSVPVQVQGLSGVVAVAAGYYSPLALRSDGTVWVWNHGDNLVQVQGLSGVVAIAAGPWHWLAVRSDGTLWAWGDNSYGQLGNDTGGHDPLQVPGLSDVVSVAAGYGHSLALKKNGTVWALGYNGYGQLGDGTKTDTSVPVHVQGLSGGVAVAAGYAHSLAVRSDGTVWAWGANYNGQLGDGTTLHRLFRVSVWLQGVNGMNSVVAAAAGALHSLAVHSDGTVWAWGYNSAGQRGDDVRGASSEPRQVQGLSGAVSVAAGDYHSLAVRSDGTVWGWGNNSFGQLGDGTTTSRSAPRQVQGLNEVVAVAAGDYHSLAVRSDGTVWAWGDNYNGQLGDGTTTDRLVPVQLQGLSGVVTVAAGYCYSLGLRSDGTVWAWGANYSGRLGDGTKIDRPVPGQVQGLSGVVSVAAGDFHVLAIRSDGTVWAWGSDGTLINQLTPVRVQGLSGVVAVEAGKSHSLAVRSDGTVWAWGDNSYGQLGDGTTSKRLVPVQLQGLSGWRAVWGGRNHSLAVRSDGTMWAWGDNYYGQLGDGTDSNHLAPIQLLWPSGGVSVSAGYSR from the coding sequence ATGCAAATCAATGCAGGACGATGGATGACCAGACTGCTGGGAGTCTGGCTCGCGGTGCTGGTGGTGGGGTGTGGTCAGCCCGAGGATTCAGGAAGGGCAGGGGATGGCGCCACGAGCAGCCGCTCGACACCCGTGCAGGTGCCGGGGCTGGGCGGAGGAGTGGTCGTGGCCGCGGGCGAGTCTCATTCGCTGGTGGGACTCCCAGATGGCACCGTCTGGGCAACAGGCGCCAACGACTCGGGCCAGCTCGGGGATGGCACCACGAGCAACCGCTCGGTACCCGTGCAGGTGCAGGGGCTGAGTGGCGTGGTGTCCCTGGCTGGGGGGTTATACCATTCGCTGGCGGTACGCTCCGACGGCACCGTGTGGGCCTGGGGTAGAAACCGTCTCGGTCAGTTGGGGGATGGCACCCTGAGCGACCGCCTGGTTCCGGTGCAGGTGCAGGGGTTGAGTGGGATGCTGGCCGTAGCCGCGGGGGGTGAATTCTCGGTGGCGCTGCGCGACGATGGCACCGTCTGGTGCTGGGGCGACATCTCCATCGGCCAACCGGGGGATGGCTCCACGACCGGCCATTCGGTGCCAGTGCAGGTGCAGGGGTTGAGCGGGGTGGTGGCCGTGGCGGCGGGCTACTACTCTCCGCTGGCTTTGCGCTCCGACGGTACCGTGTGGGTCTGGAACCACGGCGACAATCTGGTGCAGGTGCAGGGGTTGAGCGGGGTGGTGGCCATCGCCGCGGGCCCCTGGCACTGGCTGGCGGTGCGCTCCGATGGCACCCTCTGGGCTTGGGGCGACAACTCCTACGGCCAGCTGGGGAATGACACGGGGGGCCATGACCCGCTTCAGGTGCCGGGGCTGAGCGACGTGGTGTCCGTGGCAGCGGGCTACGGCCACTCACTGGCCCTGAAGAAGAACGGCACCGTGTGGGCCTTGGGCTACAACGGATACGGCCAACTGGGGGACGGCACCAAGACGGACACTTCGGTGCCGGTGCACGTGCAGGGGCTGAGCGGAGGGGTGGCCGTGGCGGCGGGCTACGCCCATTCGCTGGCGGTGCGCTCCGATGGCACCGTGTGGGCCTGGGGCGCCAACTACAATGGCCAACTGGGGGATGGCACGACTCTCCACCGATTGTTTCGGGTGTCGGTGTGGTTGCAGGGAGTGAATGGAATGAACAGCGTCGTGGCCGCGGCGGCGGGCGCCTTGCACTCGCTGGCGGTGCACTCCGACGGCACCGTGTGGGCCTGGGGCTACAACTCCGCCGGTCAACGGGGGGATGACGTCAGGGGCGCCAGTTCGGAGCCAAGGCAGGTGCAGGGGCTGAGCGGAGCGGTGTCCGTGGCGGCGGGCGACTACCATTCGCTGGCGGTGCGCTCCGACGGCACCGTCTGGGGCTGGGGTAACAACTCCTTCGGTCAACTAGGGGATGGCACCACGACCAGTCGCTCGGCGCCGAGGCAGGTGCAGGGGCTGAACGAAGTGGTGGCCGTGGCGGCGGGCGACTACCATTCGCTGGCGGTGCGCTCGGACGGAACCGTGTGGGCCTGGGGCGACAACTACAATGGCCAACTGGGGGATGGCACCACGACCGACCGCCTGGTGCCGGTGCAACTGCAAGGGTTGAGCGGGGTGGTGACTGTGGCGGCGGGCTACTGCTATTCACTGGGCTTACGTTCTGACGGCACCGTATGGGCCTGGGGCGCCAACTACTCTGGCAGACTGGGGGATGGAACCAAGATCGACCGCCCGGTGCCGGGGCAGGTACAGGGGCTGAGCGGAGTGGTGTCCGTGGCGGCGGGCGACTTCCATGTGCTGGCGATACGCTCCGACGGCACCGTATGGGCCTGGGGTAGCGATGGCACGCTCATCAACCAATTGACTCCGGTGCGGGTGCAGGGGTTGAGCGGGGTGGTGGCCGTGGAGGCGGGCAAATCCCATTCGCTGGCGGTGCGCTCGGACGGTACCGTGTGGGCCTGGGGCGACAACTCCTACGGCCAGTTGGGGGATGGCACCACGAGCAAACGCCTGGTGCCAGTGCAACTGCAAGGGTTGAGCGGATGGAGGGCCGTGTGGGGAGGCCGCAACCATTCGCTGGCAGTGCGCTCCGACGGTACCATGTGGGCCTGGGGCGACAACTACTACGGCCAGTTGGGGGATGGCACTGATAGCAACCACCTGGCTCCGATTCAGCTTCTGTGGCCGAGCGGAGGGGTGTCCGTGTCCGCGGGCTACTCCCGGTAG
- a CDS encoding glycoside hydrolase family 44 protein, with the protein MGSKRRSGGIWLLGLLVGMASPALAQNPATSVDIDVSAGRHPINPFIYGVAHATRAQLDDLNATVNRWGGNATSRYNWRLNAANRANDYYFESLPYPSAEPGGEVDAFIQRTRAAGAEPLVTIPILGWVANLGPDRSRMCSYSIAKYGAQEDSDPYYPDAGNGVLLSGKEVTNDPRDANVPVDARFQKGWVEHLRRTWGTAARGGVRHYVMDNEPSLWHQTHRDVQPTGATMRELRDKFLAHAAAVKDAEPDALILGPEEWGWSGYFYSGYDHQYAPQTDYTRFPDREANGNWDYLPWLLDQLRANERATGRRLLDVFTVHYYPQGGEFSGNTTQKMQLRRNRSTRSLWDPDYVDETWINDTVRLVPRLKDWVRTWYPGTKVGLTEYNWGAEAHINGATAQADLLGIFGREGLDYATRWETPAAATPTYKAMKLYRNYDGHKSTFGDVSVACSVPNPDHLSAFAAQRTSDGALTVMVVNKVLEGPTPLTLNVSGLRAGWMAQVWQLTAANTITRLRDVSVSAGTLRTVVPSQSITLFVIPSGAHPSNQLPVAKLTATPTSGNAPLTVAFSGAGSTDPDGTLVTYAWDFGDGQQATGATASHTYTQGGAFTATLTVKDNKGATATTSVPIQVTSTTLEAPSNFYTQLAGSDVTLRWMDNSRTEEGFIIQRGRQVSPITFQEIARVSANTRTFVDSRVAPGKYYYRVIAFAGALQSAPSNMDGARIP; encoded by the coding sequence GTGGGAAGCAAGAGGAGAAGTGGGGGCATCTGGCTCCTGGGCCTGCTCGTCGGCATGGCCTCGCCAGCGCTGGCCCAGAATCCAGCCACGTCGGTGGACATCGACGTGAGCGCCGGGCGGCATCCCATCAATCCCTTCATCTATGGCGTCGCCCATGCCACCCGGGCGCAGTTGGATGATCTCAACGCCACCGTCAACCGCTGGGGGGGCAACGCCACCAGCCGCTACAACTGGCGATTGAACGCCGCCAACCGCGCCAACGACTACTACTTCGAGAGCCTGCCCTACCCGAGCGCGGAACCAGGCGGCGAGGTGGATGCCTTCATCCAGCGAACCCGGGCAGCGGGCGCCGAACCCCTCGTCACCATTCCCATCCTCGGCTGGGTGGCGAACCTGGGGCCGGACCGCTCCAGGATGTGCAGCTATTCCATCGCCAAATATGGCGCGCAGGAGGACAGCGATCCGTACTACCCGGACGCCGGCAATGGGGTGCTCCTCTCGGGGAAGGAAGTGACCAACGATCCCCGGGACGCCAACGTGCCGGTGGACGCGCGCTTCCAGAAGGGCTGGGTGGAGCACCTGCGCCGGACCTGGGGCACGGCCGCGCGTGGGGGTGTGCGCCACTATGTCATGGATAACGAGCCGAGCCTCTGGCACCAGACGCACCGGGACGTGCAGCCCACGGGTGCCACCATGCGGGAGCTGCGCGACAAGTTCCTCGCGCACGCCGCCGCGGTGAAGGACGCGGAGCCGGACGCGCTCATCCTGGGCCCCGAGGAGTGGGGCTGGAGCGGCTACTTCTACAGCGGCTATGACCACCAGTACGCTCCGCAGACGGACTACACCCGCTTCCCGGACCGGGAGGCCAACGGGAACTGGGACTACCTGCCCTGGCTGCTGGACCAACTGCGCGCGAACGAGCGGGCCACGGGCCGGCGGCTGCTGGACGTCTTCACCGTCCACTACTACCCCCAGGGCGGCGAGTTCAGTGGCAACACCACCCAGAAGATGCAACTGCGGCGCAACCGCTCCACGCGCTCGTTGTGGGATCCGGACTACGTCGACGAGACGTGGATCAACGACACCGTCAGGCTGGTGCCTCGCCTGAAGGACTGGGTGCGCACCTGGTACCCGGGCACGAAGGTGGGCCTCACCGAGTACAACTGGGGCGCGGAGGCGCACATCAATGGCGCCACCGCCCAGGCCGACCTGCTCGGCATCTTCGGCCGCGAGGGGCTGGATTACGCCACCCGCTGGGAGACGCCGGCCGCGGCCACGCCCACCTACAAGGCGATGAAGCTCTACCGCAATTATGACGGACACAAGTCCACCTTCGGGGACGTGAGCGTGGCCTGCTCCGTGCCCAACCCAGACCACCTGTCCGCGTTCGCCGCCCAGCGCACGAGCGATGGAGCCCTCACCGTCATGGTCGTCAACAAGGTGCTCGAGGGTCCCACCCCCCTCACCTTGAACGTGTCCGGCCTCAGAGCGGGATGGATGGCGCAGGTCTGGCAGCTCACCGCCGCCAATACCATCACCCGCCTGAGGGATGTGTCCGTGTCCGCGGGCACCTTGCGCACCGTCGTCCCCAGCCAGAGCATCACCCTGTTCGTCATCCCCTCGGGCGCGCACCCCAGCAACCAGCTTCCGGTGGCGAAACTCACGGCGACGCCCACCTCGGGCAACGCCCCCCTCACGGTGGCCTTCAGCGGCGCGGGCTCCACGGACCCCGATGGCACCCTCGTCACGTATGCCTGGGACTTCGGGGATGGACAGCAGGCCACCGGCGCCACGGCGAGCCATACCTATACGCAAGGGGGCGCCTTCACCGCCACGCTCACCGTGAAGGACAACAAGGGCGCCACCGCCACCACCTCCGTACCCATCCAGGTGACCTCCACCACCCTGGAGGCTCCGAGCAACTTCTACACCCAACTCGCGGGCTCGGACGTGACGCTGCGCTGGATGGACAACTCCCGGACGGAGGAAGGCTTCATCATCCAGCGCGGTCGCCAGGTCTCGCCCATCACCTTCCAGGAGATCGCCCGGGTGAGCGCCAACACCAGGACGTTCGTGGACTCGCGGGTGGCCCCGGGCAAGTACTACTACCGGGTCATCGCCTTCGCTGGCGCGCTCCAGTCCGCTCCGTCGAACATGGATGGCGCGAGGATTCCCTGA
- a CDS encoding DUF5131 family protein translates to MSDHSKIEWTDATWNPVRGCTKISPGCKHCYAETFAERFRGVPGHPYEQGFDLRLVPEKLAEPLRWRSPKCIFVNSMSDLFHTDIPVDYIVAVARVMALANWHTYQVLTKRSERMRELLRGELAFAAQLPHIWWGVSVEDRRYGVPRIEHLREAPARVRFLSVEPLLDDLGLLDLSGIHWVIVGGESGAGARPLHREWVASLRDQCAEAGVAFFFKQWGGVRKSKTGRLLDGLTHDELPHRVVMPSPLEAQRQQALAQAEALSQAWQARLQNLQEDARTAQA, encoded by the coding sequence AGTGGACGGATGCGACGTGGAACCCGGTAAGGGGCTGCACGAAGATCAGTCCAGGCTGCAAACACTGTTACGCGGAGACGTTCGCCGAGCGATTCCGAGGAGTGCCCGGGCACCCCTATGAGCAGGGCTTCGACTTGCGGTTGGTGCCCGAAAAACTGGCGGAGCCCCTTCGCTGGAGGTCGCCGAAGTGCATCTTCGTCAATTCGATGAGCGACCTCTTCCACACGGACATTCCTGTTGACTACATCGTCGCGGTGGCGCGAGTGATGGCGCTGGCGAACTGGCACACCTACCAGGTACTGACGAAGCGCTCCGAACGGATGAGGGAACTGCTGCGTGGCGAATTGGCGTTCGCCGCCCAGTTGCCACATATCTGGTGGGGCGTCAGCGTAGAGGATCGCCGCTACGGAGTACCCCGCATTGAGCACCTGCGTGAAGCACCCGCTCGGGTCCGGTTCCTCTCGGTAGAGCCTCTGCTCGATGATCTGGGCCTGCTGGATCTGTCCGGCATCCACTGGGTCATCGTGGGTGGCGAAAGCGGCGCAGGAGCGAGACCCCTGCACAGGGAGTGGGTCGCATCTCTCCGGGATCAATGCGCTGAGGCCGGAGTGGCGTTCTTTTTCAAGCAATGGGGTGGTGTGCGCAAGAGCAAGACGGGCCGTCTACTCGATGGACTGACACATGATGAGCTTCCTCATCGAGTCGTCATGCCGAGCCCTCTCGAAGCACAGCGGCAACAAGCACTGGCGCAAGCAGAAGCTCTCTCACAAGCGTGGCAGGCGCGGCTCCAAAACCTCCAAGAGGATGCTCGGACCGCGCAGGCATGA
- a CDS encoding DUF2267 domain-containing protein yields the protein MADTNQSGMDINPESQSTEEPGETRRASGVDLQARREQRRETRRNQTYKAFLRNLMVIGSMNEEDAERAAISVLCVLEQRLFGEEAAHLEAQLPGKLQELLIRCERHMGKPATKFGKDGFIQMVAQDLDVEPLEAERKIRAVFSAVRDQVSEGEIDDVIGQLPSDLRELWHLTM from the coding sequence ATGGCGGACACCAATCAGAGCGGGATGGACATCAACCCGGAGTCGCAGAGCACGGAGGAGCCGGGTGAGACGCGACGCGCCTCGGGAGTCGACCTACAAGCCCGGCGCGAGCAGCGCCGGGAAACCAGGCGCAACCAGACCTACAAGGCCTTCCTGCGCAACCTCATGGTCATCGGGTCGATGAACGAGGAAGACGCGGAGCGCGCCGCGATCTCGGTGCTCTGCGTGCTGGAGCAGCGGCTCTTCGGCGAGGAGGCGGCCCACCTGGAAGCCCAGCTCCCCGGCAAGCTTCAGGAGCTGCTGATCCGCTGCGAGCGGCACATGGGCAAGCCCGCCACCAAGTTCGGCAAGGACGGCTTCATCCAGATGGTGGCGCAGGACCTGGACGTGGAACCCCTGGAGGCCGAGCGGAAGATCCGCGCCGTCTTCTCCGCGGTGAGGGATCAGGTCTCCGAGGGAGAGATCGACGACGTCATCGGCCAGCTCCCCTCCGACCTGCGCGAGCTGTGGCACCTCACCATGTGA
- a CDS encoding three-Cys-motif partner protein TcmP, whose amino-acid sequence MMIPREYKGREQTYLKHRVLSEYLASWAQKIASTVRQGQSVKLWYVDCFAGPWQARDEALDDTSVAIGLNVLEQTAETWRKKGFRIELAAIFVEKDKKSFSHLVEFLDGREGKHVEVTALHGEFGSFVDEINRLIQGDPAFLFVDPTGWKGVGMRNIAPLASMRRRDVLINVMFNHLNRFKDDRRSFLRDQMRDFFGLSDSDIPPALPEDELFALYRQQLQQKGGVRFAADLIIPHAEHERTWFRLVIGGHHPAVVELFRDVEKRICGAEAGEVRDEARGRGQFKLELGLNHVDSTYARRHDADLQAAPDDLLKLLERSPPQSFRELWPRILATRHITKADLSKEVWKLHAQSKLVLHNLEKGQRTARDENILSLPAERLSQGATPLALCRCGRGTTEHLRTNSRACLPWVDTQANVKHIHPLARPDGMQEYDLSRQPTSQGR is encoded by the coding sequence ATGATGATTCCCAGAGAGTACAAAGGGCGTGAGCAGACCTATCTGAAGCACAGGGTTCTTTCGGAATATCTGGCTTCATGGGCCCAGAAAATAGCATCAACAGTCCGACAAGGGCAGTCTGTCAAGCTCTGGTACGTCGACTGCTTCGCGGGTCCCTGGCAGGCCAGGGATGAAGCACTTGATGACACTTCCGTCGCCATCGGGCTCAATGTCTTGGAGCAGACGGCTGAAACCTGGAGGAAAAAGGGCTTCCGCATCGAACTCGCGGCCATCTTCGTCGAAAAAGACAAGAAATCGTTCAGTCATCTGGTCGAGTTCCTTGACGGGAGAGAAGGAAAGCACGTTGAAGTCACAGCGCTTCATGGTGAATTTGGAAGCTTCGTCGACGAAATCAATCGCCTCATTCAGGGCGATCCCGCCTTCTTGTTCGTGGATCCAACAGGATGGAAGGGAGTGGGAATGAGGAATATCGCGCCGCTCGCCAGCATGCGAAGGCGTGACGTTCTCATCAATGTCATGTTCAACCACCTCAACCGGTTCAAGGATGACAGGCGGTCCTTCCTGCGAGACCAGATGAGAGACTTCTTTGGATTGAGCGACAGCGACATTCCACCCGCGCTACCAGAAGATGAACTTTTCGCCCTCTATCGTCAGCAACTCCAGCAGAAGGGGGGCGTTCGGTTCGCGGCGGACTTGATCATTCCTCACGCCGAGCACGAACGAACCTGGTTTCGGCTGGTCATTGGCGGGCATCATCCGGCAGTCGTGGAGCTATTTCGAGACGTAGAGAAGCGGATCTGTGGTGCGGAAGCTGGAGAAGTACGCGATGAAGCGCGAGGCCGTGGCCAGTTCAAATTGGAACTGGGTTTGAACCACGTCGACTCGACGTATGCACGGCGCCATGATGCGGATCTCCAAGCCGCGCCTGATGACTTGCTGAAGTTGCTGGAACGAAGCCCACCTCAATCCTTCAGGGAGTTGTGGCCACGAATTCTGGCTACGCGACACATCACCAAGGCCGATTTGAGCAAGGAGGTGTGGAAACTCCATGCCCAATCCAAGTTGGTGCTCCACAACCTCGAGAAGGGACAGCGAACCGCCAGGGATGAAAATATACTCAGTCTGCCGGCAGAGCGCCTCTCCCAAGGAGCAACACCTCTGGCCCTGTGCCGATGCGGACGGGGGACGACGGAACACTTGAGGACGAACAGCCGAGCGTGTCTGCCCTGGGTGGACACCCAGGCGAACGTGAAGCACATCCACCCGCTCGCCCGCCCCGACGGGATGCAGGAGTACGACCTGTCGAGGCAGCCAACATCCCAAGGGAGATGA
- a CDS encoding SixA phosphatase family protein — protein MSSHQMPVMFVRHAEAEGDHRLGDESRPLTLEGRATFRAHARKLARLTPMVGIATSPLVRAIQTAEILAEAFGLAHVEVLPELRPRPQAPKRILHMARELGPGWMLVGHNPSLAVAGARALEQEELPGKLRKGAVLALHPQGKHFSLAWMATPGRSLFKPNEPPRGRTSEGRD, from the coding sequence ATGTCTTCCCACCAGATGCCCGTGATGTTCGTCCGCCACGCCGAGGCCGAGGGTGACCACCGCCTGGGCGACGAGAGCCGTCCCCTGACGCTCGAGGGCAGGGCCACCTTCCGTGCCCACGCGCGCAAGCTCGCACGCCTCACGCCCATGGTGGGGATCGCCACGAGCCCCCTGGTGCGCGCCATCCAGACCGCGGAGATCCTCGCCGAGGCCTTCGGGCTCGCGCACGTGGAGGTCCTCCCCGAGCTGCGGCCCCGTCCCCAGGCGCCCAAGCGCATCCTCCACATGGCGCGCGAGCTGGGCCCGGGCTGGATGCTCGTGGGGCACAACCCCTCGCTCGCCGTCGCGGGGGCGCGCGCCCTGGAGCAGGAGGAGCTGCCCGGCAAGCTGCGCAAGGGGGCCGTGCTGGCGCTCCACCCCCAGGGCAAGCACTTCTCGCTGGCGTGGATGGCGACCCCGGGGCGCTCCCTCTTCAAGCCCAACGAACCCCCACGCGGCCGCACCTCGGAAGGGCGCGATTGA
- a CDS encoding tRNA-(ms[2]io[6]A)-hydroxylase gives MSRLTPDRRPLSGEGPVILRVPSDPRWLPLALERFDEVLVDHAHCEKKAAANALSMIQVYPDLPGLPAQMARLAREESAHLARVLELMAARGLTLNRDAGDPYAQGLQKAVRTSHEGRKVDRLLVAAVIEARSCERLSLLAEGLEEESLRRFYAELAQSEDGHQSLFYRLAVTAAGGDETAVRTRLEELLVLEAEVLQRIGVRAAIH, from the coding sequence ATGTCCCGTCTCACGCCTGACCGCCGTCCCCTCTCGGGTGAGGGTCCCGTCATCCTCCGGGTGCCCAGTGATCCGCGCTGGCTGCCCCTCGCGCTCGAGCGCTTCGACGAGGTGCTGGTGGACCACGCCCACTGCGAGAAGAAGGCCGCGGCCAACGCGCTCTCGATGATCCAGGTGTACCCGGATCTGCCGGGCCTGCCCGCGCAGATGGCGCGGCTGGCGCGCGAGGAGAGCGCGCACCTGGCGCGGGTGCTGGAGCTGATGGCCGCCCGCGGCCTGACCTTGAACCGGGACGCGGGTGACCCCTACGCCCAGGGACTGCAGAAGGCCGTGCGCACCTCGCACGAGGGCCGCAAGGTGGACCGGCTGCTCGTGGCCGCCGTCATCGAGGCCCGCTCCTGCGAGCGCCTGTCGCTGCTCGCCGAGGGACTCGAGGAGGAATCGCTGCGCCGCTTCTACGCGGAGCTCGCCCAGTCCGAGGATGGCCACCAGTCGCTCTTCTACCGGCTGGCCGTCACGGCGGCGGGAGGCGACGAGACCGCGGTGCGCACCCGCCTGGAGGAGCTGCTCGTCCTCGAGGCCGAGGTGCTCCAGCGCATCGGCGTGCGCGCCGCCATCCACTGA
- a CDS encoding RCC1 domain-containing protein: protein MQINAERWMSRLLGVIAVLVVGCGQPIEDSGRAGDGATSNRSAPVQVPGQAGGVVVASGESHSLVGRPDGTVWATGANGSGQLGDGTTSNRSVPVRVQGLSGAVSLSGGLFHSLAVRSDGTVWAWGSNSHGQLGDGTTSNSSVPVQVQGLSGMLAVAAGGDYSLALRDDGTVWAWGDNSSGQLGDGTRTDRSVPVQVQGVSGVVAVATGRSYPVALRTDGTVWTWGGGGNRPVQAQVLSGVVAVAAGPDHVLAVRSDGTVWAWGDNTYGQLGNDTGSRNMVQVRGLSGVVSVAAGYGHSLALKNDGTVWALGYNEFGQLGDNTTTNRSVTGQVRVLRGVVAVAAGYAHSLAVLSDGTVWVWGANSNGQLGDLTTADRTLPVRVGTQGLNSVVAVAAGYAHSLAVRSDGTVWASGHNTVYGQLGDGTAKNRLIPVQVQGLSGVVAVAAGERHSLAVRSDGTVWAWGANLSGQLGDGTSWNDRWLPVQVQGLSEVVAVEAGSSHSLAVRSDGTVWAWGANSYGRLGDGTTSERLVPVQVQGLSGVVAVAAGYSHSLAVRSDGTLWAWGYNVYGQLGDGTTSNQLVPVQVLSEVVAVAAGETHSLAVRSDGTVWAWGDNRYGALGDGTTTNVKRLVPMQVQGLSGVVAVAAGYYHSLAMRSDGTLWAWGYNAYGSLGDGSSSPRLVPVQVQGPSGMVFVAAGYAHSLAVRSDNSMWSWGFNIPGQLGEGTSSPRSAPVHVQGPSAEWCPLAGEAMAP from the coding sequence ATGCAAATCAATGCGGAACGATGGATGAGCAGACTGCTGGGAGTCATCGCGGTGCTGGTGGTGGGGTGTGGTCAGCCCATCGAGGATTCAGGAAGGGCAGGGGATGGCGCCACGAGCAACCGCTCGGCACCCGTGCAGGTGCCGGGGCAGGCCGGAGGAGTGGTCGTGGCTTCGGGCGAGTCTCATTCGCTGGTAGGGCGCCCGGATGGCACCGTCTGGGCAACAGGCGCCAACGGCTCGGGCCAGCTCGGGGATGGCACCACGAGCAACCGCTCGGTGCCCGTGCGGGTGCAGGGGCTGAGTGGAGCGGTGTCCCTGTCTGGGGGGTTGTTCCATTCGCTGGCGGTACGCTCCGACGGCACCGTGTGGGCCTGGGGCTCCAACTCCCATGGCCAGTTGGGGGATGGCACCACGAGCAACAGCTCGGTGCCGGTGCAGGTGCAGGGGTTGAGTGGGATGCTGGCCGTAGCCGCGGGCGGTGACTACTCGTTGGCCCTGCGTGACGATGGCACCGTGTGGGCCTGGGGTGACAACTCCAGCGGCCAACTGGGGGACGGCACCCGGACCGACCGCTCGGTGCCAGTGCAGGTGCAGGGGGTGAGCGGGGTGGTGGCCGTGGCCACGGGCCGCTCCTATCCGGTGGCGTTGCGCACCGACGGCACCGTGTGGACCTGGGGCGGTGGTGGCAACCGTCCGGTGCAGGCGCAGGTGCTGAGCGGGGTGGTGGCCGTGGCCGCGGGCCCCGATCACGTGCTGGCGGTGCGCTCCGATGGCACCGTGTGGGCCTGGGGCGACAACACCTACGGCCAACTGGGGAATGACACCGGGAGCCGAAACATGGTTCAGGTGCGGGGGCTGAGCGGAGTGGTGTCCGTGGCAGCGGGCTACGGCCACTCACTGGCCCTGAAGAACGACGGTACCGTGTGGGCCTTGGGCTACAACGAGTTCGGCCAGTTGGGGGATAACACCACCACCAACCGTTCGGTGACAGGGCAGGTGCGCGTGCTGCGCGGAGTGGTGGCCGTGGCGGCGGGCTACGCCCATTCGCTGGCGGTGCTCTCCGACGGCACCGTCTGGGTCTGGGGCGCCAACTCCAATGGTCAACTGGGGGACCTCACCACGGCCGACCGTACGCTGCCCGTGCGGGTGGGAACGCAGGGACTGAACAGCGTGGTGGCCGTGGCGGCGGGTTACGCCCATTCGCTGGCGGTGCGCTCCGACGGCACCGTCTGGGCCTCGGGTCACAACACCGTCTACGGCCAGTTGGGAGATGGCACGGCCAAAAACCGATTGATTCCGGTGCAGGTGCAGGGGCTGAGCGGAGTGGTGGCCGTGGCGGCGGGCGAACGCCATTCGCTGGCGGTGCGCTCCGATGGCACCGTGTGGGCCTGGGGTGCCAACCTCTCCGGCCAACTGGGGGACGGCACGAGCTGGAACGACCGATGGCTTCCGGTGCAGGTGCAGGGATTGAGCGAAGTGGTGGCCGTGGAGGCGGGCTCCTCCCATTCGCTGGCGGTGCGCTCCGACGGCACCGTGTGGGCTTGGGGGGCCAACTCCTATGGCCGACTGGGGGATGGCACCACGAGCGAACGATTGGTTCCGGTGCAGGTGCAGGGGTTGAGTGGGGTGGTGGCCGTGGCCGCTGGGTACTCCCATTCGCTGGCGGTGCGCTCTGACGGTACCCTGTGGGCCTGGGGCTACAACGTCTACGGTCAGTTGGGGGATGGCACGACGAGCAACCAATTGGTTCCGGTGCAGGTGCTGAGCGAAGTGGTGGCCGTGGCCGCGGGCGAAACCCACTCGCTGGCGGTGCGCTCGGACGGCACCGTGTGGGCCTGGGGCGACAACCGCTACGGCGCGTTGGGGGATGGCACGACTACGAATGTCAAACGATTGGTTCCGATGCAGGTGCAGGGGTTGAGCGGGGTGGTGGCCGTGGCAGCCGGATACTACCATTCGCTAGCGATGCGCTCTGACGGTACCCTGTGGGCCTGGGGCTACAATGCCTACGGCTCGTTGGGGGATGGCTCTTCGAGCCCCCGTTTGGTTCCGGTGCAGGTGCAGGGGCCGAGCGGAATGGTGTTCGTGGCGGCGGGCTACGCCCATTCGCTGGCGGTGCGCTCCGACAACTCCATGTGGTCTTGGGGCTTTAACATCCCCGGTCAGTTGGGGGAGGGCACTTCGAGCCCCCGTTCGGCGCCGGTGCATGTGCAGGGGCCGAGCGCGGAGTGGTGTCCGTTGGCTGGTGAGGCCATGGCCCCGTGA